One genomic window of Desulfatibacillum aliphaticivorans DSM 15576 includes the following:
- a CDS encoding response regulator: MAKILIAEDDLITRKVLYKIVEGMGHSVIMSPNGRHAWETLETNPDISMLITDVMMPEMDGRELIELVRAREEFQNLPIIIISAVVGPKAVANLLKMGATLFLSKPLKVDETRKYIERWVEV; encoded by the coding sequence ATGGCGAAAATCCTGATAGCTGAAGATGACTTGATCACTAGGAAAGTGTTGTACAAAATCGTGGAAGGCATGGGCCATTCCGTCATTATGAGTCCCAATGGTCGCCATGCCTGGGAAACTCTGGAAACCAACCCGGACATCTCCATGTTGATCACGGATGTCATGATGCCCGAAATGGACGGCCGGGAACTGATCGAATTGGTCCGGGCCCGTGAGGAGTTTCAGAATTTGCCTATCATCATCATTTCAGCCGTTGTCGGCCCCAAGGCCGTGGCCAATTTGTTGAAAATGGGCGCCACCTTGTTCTTGTCCAAGCCTTTGAAGGTGGATGAGACGAGAAAGTACATCGAAAGATGGGTGGAAGTATAA
- a CDS encoding PAS domain S-box protein, with the protein MDYFSYFNNPKSDYEENRRRLFFIIPAHVGVFVCITVGLVNLWNGNAGLGSLDFAMAAVIAIGLLLLKRMPSGRIVYRVVIFCTSVLFTYFIHLGGRHGSLLFWIFLLPPLTHFILGKKEGLWFSLGVYCLAAAIIIPPAEFTGAFPYPLAIKTRFLIVFLFSLVTANRYEAIREEIQNGLNQEREKLKEANDTLQYLKTAIDHSVDGIAVAGSDKRIKFANPAWASMHGLTQKEVEGAHARIFHSAAQYENEVAPFLKRVASKGSNYGEMGHVRKDGTEFPCWMSISLIRGEGEDPTGVVAVAKDISERKAAEAALIASEERNRALLEATPDAVTVYDKDAKVLYVNPAFEQLFGWTAEEVLGKPLDFVPSEERPKTDELIARMRKGESVLEEIKRYTKDGRLLYIRASASMFWDKDRHFLGTVVISRDITDRKKAEEALRKAKKDAETANIAKSQFVANMSHEIRTPMNGVIGMTGLLLDTDLDERQREFAETIQSSAANLLTVINDILDFSKIEADKLELESIGFDLRFTLEDVSDLLAIKAQAKNLEFVCMVDPDVPSLLVGDPGRLRQLIINICNNAIKFTREGEVVVRVVGEEIKEDKAYLRFTITDTGIGIPEDKQNDLFAPFTQMDASTTREYGGTGLGLSICKRLVQLMNGEIGVSSRPGEGATFWFSLPFQRQRQSREPLATASIQGRKILIVDDNATNRRLLSVLLETWGCRHEEAPDAQNALLKIKKAALEEKEPYSLIITDMQMPLMDGEELGRLIKNDPDLASSSLLMMTSIANRGDAARLSEIGFSAYLTKPIKQSVLFDCLQTVLGADTIPRPKEPKPIITRHAIAEAKKRRYRLLLVEDNLVNRKVALSILDNLGFRTDAVSNGLEAISALENQPYDLVLMDCQMPELDGYEATKRIRSAESRVLNQGIPIIAMTAHAMAGDREKCIACGMDDYISKPVEPAALNQLVEKWLDSSNPPSKPAPTPAEEAPVKAGTDVFDLEGLFSRLLEDGALVKEVLDAFLKELPNQIRTLHIALEERNLTLAGLKAHTLAGSSASVGACAIQAAAKDLETAIMDSDLNKSLILCEQLEKEGRLFHEAVREAGMLG; encoded by the coding sequence ATGGATTACTTTTCGTACTTTAACAATCCAAAATCAGATTATGAAGAGAACAGAAGGCGTCTCTTCTTTATCATACCCGCCCATGTCGGCGTTTTCGTTTGCATTACCGTCGGCCTGGTTAACCTATGGAACGGCAACGCCGGGCTGGGTTCTCTGGACTTTGCCATGGCTGCCGTCATAGCCATTGGGCTGTTATTGTTGAAGCGCATGCCCTCCGGGCGGATCGTATACCGGGTCGTGATTTTTTGCACCAGCGTTTTATTTACCTATTTCATCCATCTCGGCGGCCGGCATGGCTCCTTGCTCTTCTGGATTTTTCTGTTACCCCCGCTTACTCATTTTATATTAGGAAAAAAGGAGGGCCTGTGGTTCTCCTTGGGCGTTTATTGTCTCGCCGCAGCCATAATAATTCCGCCCGCGGAGTTTACCGGTGCATTTCCTTATCCTCTCGCGATAAAAACAAGATTCCTGATAGTCTTCCTGTTTTCGCTGGTTACGGCCAATCGATACGAGGCCATCAGGGAAGAAATCCAGAATGGGCTGAACCAGGAGCGCGAAAAGCTCAAGGAGGCCAACGACACCCTCCAGTACTTGAAAACCGCCATAGACCATTCCGTTGACGGCATTGCGGTCGCCGGATCGGACAAACGAATAAAATTCGCCAATCCCGCATGGGCGTCCATGCATGGGCTCACCCAAAAAGAGGTGGAAGGCGCCCATGCGCGGATATTTCACTCCGCCGCGCAATATGAAAATGAGGTGGCGCCATTCCTAAAGCGCGTGGCCTCCAAGGGAAGCAACTACGGAGAGATGGGGCACGTTCGGAAAGACGGAACCGAATTTCCCTGCTGGATGAGCATCTCGCTGATACGCGGGGAGGGTGAAGACCCTACGGGCGTGGTGGCTGTAGCCAAAGACATTTCGGAACGAAAAGCCGCGGAGGCCGCGTTGATCGCAAGCGAAGAACGCAACCGGGCTTTGTTGGAGGCCACCCCGGACGCGGTGACTGTGTACGACAAGGACGCCAAGGTTCTTTATGTCAACCCGGCCTTTGAGCAGCTGTTCGGCTGGACCGCGGAGGAAGTGCTGGGCAAGCCTTTGGATTTCGTCCCCAGCGAAGAAAGACCCAAAACCGACGAGTTGATAGCCCGCATGCGGAAAGGCGAGTCCGTCCTGGAAGAGATCAAACGGTACACCAAGGACGGCCGGCTTCTGTACATTCGGGCAAGCGCCTCCATGTTTTGGGATAAAGACAGGCATTTTCTCGGGACTGTGGTCATCTCGCGGGATATCACGGACCGAAAAAAGGCGGAAGAGGCGCTAAGAAAGGCCAAAAAGGACGCCGAGACCGCCAATATCGCCAAAAGCCAGTTTGTGGCCAACATGAGCCACGAAATCCGCACTCCCATGAACGGAGTCATTGGCATGACTGGGCTTTTGCTGGATACGGACCTGGATGAAAGGCAGCGTGAGTTCGCCGAAACCATCCAATCCAGCGCAGCCAACCTGCTGACTGTAATAAATGACATTCTGGATTTTTCAAAGATCGAAGCAGACAAACTGGAACTGGAGTCCATTGGCTTTGACCTTCGTTTTACTCTGGAAGACGTGAGCGACCTGCTGGCTATTAAAGCCCAGGCCAAAAACCTGGAATTCGTCTGCATGGTGGACCCGGATGTGCCCTCACTCCTGGTAGGCGATCCCGGCCGCCTGCGCCAGTTGATCATCAACATATGCAATAACGCCATCAAATTCACGCGGGAGGGCGAAGTCGTCGTCAGGGTGGTCGGAGAAGAAATCAAAGAGGATAAGGCATACCTGCGTTTTACGATAACCGACACGGGAATCGGCATTCCCGAGGATAAGCAGAACGACCTTTTCGCCCCCTTCACCCAGATGGATGCGTCCACCACCCGGGAATACGGCGGAACCGGCCTGGGACTTTCCATCTGCAAAAGGCTCGTGCAGTTGATGAACGGGGAAATAGGGGTTAGCAGCCGTCCCGGAGAAGGCGCCACATTCTGGTTTTCTCTTCCTTTTCAAAGGCAGAGGCAAAGCCGGGAGCCTCTTGCAACAGCGAGCATCCAGGGCCGTAAAATCCTGATAGTAGACGACAACGCCACCAACCGGAGATTATTGAGCGTCCTTCTGGAAACCTGGGGTTGCCGGCATGAAGAAGCCCCGGACGCCCAAAACGCCCTGCTTAAAATTAAGAAAGCGGCTCTGGAAGAAAAAGAGCCTTACTCGCTCATTATCACCGACATGCAAATGCCGCTGATGGATGGAGAGGAGTTGGGCCGGCTGATCAAAAACGATCCGGACCTGGCCAGCAGCTCCCTGCTCATGATGACCTCCATAGCCAACAGGGGAGACGCCGCCCGTTTGTCGGAAATCGGCTTCTCCGCCTACCTGACAAAGCCCATAAAACAGTCCGTCCTGTTCGACTGCCTGCAAACCGTTCTGGGCGCCGATACAATCCCCCGCCCCAAAGAGCCTAAGCCCATTATAACGCGCCACGCCATTGCGGAGGCGAAAAAACGCCGCTATCGCTTGCTGCTGGTGGAAGACAACCTGGTAAACCGAAAAGTCGCCCTAAGCATCCTTGATAACCTGGGTTTCAGGACGGATGCAGTATCCAACGGCTTGGAAGCGATCTCGGCGCTGGAGAACCAACCCTATGACCTGGTGCTGATGGATTGCCAGATGCCCGAATTGGACGGATATGAGGCTACTAAACGAATTCGCAGCGCTGAGTCCCGGGTTTTAAATCAAGGAATTCCCATCATAGCCATGACCGCCCACGCCATGGCCGGAGACCGGGAAAAGTGCATTGCATGCGGCATGGACGATTATATTTCCAAACCGGTGGAGCCGGCGGCATTGAATCAGCTTGTGGAAAAATGGCTGGATAGCTCCAACCCGCCTTCGAAGCCCGCGCCCACGCCGGCGGAAGAGGCGCCCGTTAAGGCGGGAACGGATGTTTTTGACTTGGAAGGCCTTTTTTCCCGCCTGTTGGAAGACGGTGCGCTGGTTAAAGAAGTGCTGGATGCATTTTTAAAAGAACTTCCCAATCAGATTAGAACCTTGCACATCGCCCTGGAAGAGCGGAACTTGACCTTGGCCGGGCTAAAAGCCCACACATTGGCAGGCTCCTCGGCCAGCGTGGGCGCCTGCGCCATCCAGGCCGCCGCCAAGGATCTTGAGACGGCGATTATGGATTCGGACCTGAATAAAAGCCTCATATTATGTGAGCAGTTGGAAAAGGAAGGGAGGTTATTTCACGAAGCGGTGAGGGAGGCAGGAATGTTGGGATAG
- a CDS encoding response regulator — MTDQPIKILAVDDEKAIQNSVSAYLQDYDFEVVLADDGIMGLEKFRTESPDLVLLDLRMPRMDGLQVLKEIKKESPLTPVIVISGAGGVSEAVNALRNGAWDYLIKPINDLDILYHAIINALEKARLTRDNKEFAEKIRESEERYRALIENAGSAILFFDANDNVILANEVAASLFGMEKDKVEGMGIRDFMPSEDAARFTKRFHAILEKGVGGIYEDWVTLPGGQKRCFSSNIHPISRSDGHIMGFQCILLDITRQKEVEQALRRAKEETEDANRQLEMIIEDSNRLAVQADLANMAKSEFLANMSHEIRTPMNGVVGMISLLLETELTREQKEYAETVRNSAHSLLEIINDILDFSKIEAGKLDLEAIDFDLRNTLEEASDIVALRAQEKGLEFVCIIDPDVPFRLKGDPVRLRQIVLNLANNAVKFTAQGSITIRVELLKQAPDLLALKFSVTDTGIGVAPSRQQSLFDAFTQAEASTTRNYGGTGLGLAISKKLAQMMKGRIGLESEEGKGSTFWFTAQFGKQAQAKEEISPYLAVHNKRVLVVAENAATRLQLVNMLKSWSCRPEEAQGGGEALEKLRLAAASQDPFALAIADNKLKDMDGETLGRLAKKDIKLADAHWLIMTFMGKRWDEFRMKSAGFEGCLTKPVKQSALYNSLVSALNAEGGSHKISKPPRFEMPPLTSLQRPDVSILVAEDNPVNQKVALSILKKLGLRAEAVANGREAVKALCEKKYTMVLMDCQMPDMDGYEATRRIRSRRSCVLDPKTPVIAMTAHAMEGDRKKCIEAGMDDYLSKPVEPGALIEMIHKWLPEKTEAEKIKPEKTPQAQMPKKHPVFDKKGLLDRLLNDEDLAREIVQAYIEDTPGKMLEIKGFAEKKDFTGISKCAHAIKGAASNVGAMAMMHTARETEMASVNEDFIAVVALIEKLDAEFTILVDELESIDWQTS; from the coding sequence ATGACAGACCAGCCCATTAAAATACTTGCTGTTGACGATGAAAAAGCCATTCAAAACAGCGTTTCAGCCTATTTGCAAGACTACGATTTTGAGGTGGTTCTTGCCGATGACGGCATTATGGGGCTTGAAAAATTCCGTACGGAATCGCCGGACCTGGTGCTCCTGGACCTGCGTATGCCCAGGATGGACGGGTTGCAGGTTTTAAAAGAAATCAAAAAAGAGTCCCCGCTCACCCCGGTCATCGTCATTTCGGGCGCCGGGGGAGTGAGCGAAGCCGTTAACGCCCTCAGAAACGGCGCCTGGGACTATTTGATCAAGCCCATCAACGATCTGGATATTCTATATCACGCCATCATCAACGCCTTGGAGAAAGCCCGGCTCACCCGCGACAACAAGGAATTTGCGGAAAAAATCCGGGAAAGCGAAGAGCGCTACAGGGCGCTGATAGAAAACGCCGGCTCAGCCATCCTGTTTTTTGACGCAAACGACAATGTCATCCTGGCCAATGAAGTGGCAGCGTCCTTATTCGGAATGGAAAAGGACAAAGTCGAGGGCATGGGAATCAGGGACTTCATGCCTTCCGAAGACGCGGCCCGGTTCACCAAGCGGTTTCATGCGATCCTGGAAAAAGGCGTTGGGGGCATTTACGAAGACTGGGTGACTTTGCCGGGCGGTCAAAAACGCTGCTTCTCCAGCAACATCCATCCCATTTCCCGCTCTGACGGCCACATAATGGGATTCCAGTGCATTCTGCTGGACATTACCCGCCAAAAGGAAGTGGAGCAAGCGCTCAGACGCGCTAAAGAGGAGACCGAAGACGCAAACAGGCAGTTGGAAATGATTATTGAGGACTCCAACCGCCTTGCCGTGCAAGCGGATCTGGCCAACATGGCGAAAAGCGAGTTTCTGGCCAACATGAGCCACGAAATCCGCACCCCCATGAACGGCGTCGTGGGTATGATCAGCCTGCTTTTGGAGACGGAGCTCACCCGGGAGCAGAAGGAGTACGCCGAAACGGTTCGCAACAGCGCCCATTCCCTCCTGGAGATCATCAACGACATCCTGGACTTTTCAAAAATCGAAGCAGGCAAGCTGGACCTGGAAGCCATTGATTTCGACCTGCGCAACACCCTGGAGGAAGCCAGCGACATTGTGGCTTTAAGGGCCCAGGAAAAAGGCCTGGAGTTCGTCTGCATCATTGACCCGGACGTCCCTTTCCGCCTTAAGGGGGATCCGGTCCGGCTTCGTCAGATCGTATTGAATCTGGCCAATAACGCCGTCAAGTTTACAGCCCAGGGAAGCATCACCATCCGGGTGGAGTTGCTCAAGCAGGCGCCGGACTTGTTGGCCTTGAAATTTTCGGTGACGGACACGGGCATAGGAGTCGCCCCCAGCCGCCAACAATCATTGTTTGACGCCTTCACCCAGGCCGAGGCCTCCACCACGCGGAATTACGGCGGCACAGGGCTTGGCCTGGCCATCTCCAAAAAACTCGCTCAAATGATGAAAGGCCGAATAGGGCTGGAAAGCGAGGAGGGCAAGGGTTCCACATTCTGGTTCACCGCCCAGTTTGGAAAACAGGCCCAGGCCAAGGAGGAAATTTCCCCCTACCTCGCCGTGCACAACAAGCGGGTGCTGGTGGTTGCGGAAAACGCCGCAACCAGGCTTCAACTGGTCAACATGCTTAAATCGTGGTCCTGCAGGCCGGAGGAAGCCCAAGGCGGAGGCGAAGCTCTTGAGAAGCTGCGCCTGGCCGCGGCGTCCCAGGATCCCTTTGCCCTTGCTATTGCGGACAACAAGCTCAAAGACATGGACGGGGAAACATTGGGGCGGCTGGCGAAAAAAGATATCAAGCTCGCCGACGCCCACTGGCTGATCATGACCTTCATGGGCAAACGCTGGGACGAATTCAGGATGAAGAGCGCCGGCTTTGAAGGATGCCTCACCAAGCCCGTCAAACAATCCGCTTTGTACAATAGCCTGGTGAGCGCCTTGAACGCCGAAGGCGGATCCCATAAAATTTCCAAGCCGCCCCGTTTTGAAATGCCGCCGCTGACGTCCCTGCAAAGGCCGGATGTCTCCATCCTGGTTGCCGAGGATAACCCGGTCAATCAAAAAGTGGCCCTGAGCATCCTAAAAAAACTGGGGTTGCGCGCAGAGGCCGTGGCCAATGGAAGGGAAGCGGTGAAAGCCCTTTGCGAGAAAAAATACACCATGGTGCTCATGGATTGCCAAATGCCTGACATGGATGGGTATGAAGCCACCAGGCGCATTCGGAGCCGCCGATCCTGCGTGCTCGACCCGAAAACGCCCGTCATAGCCATGACAGCGCACGCCATGGAGGGGGATCGTAAAAAATGCATCGAGGCTGGAATGGACGACTATTTGTCCAAACCCGTCGAGCCCGGAGCCCTCATTGAAATGATTCACAAATGGCTGCCGGAGAAAACCGAGGCGGAAAAAATCAAACCGGAAAAAACTCCCCAGGCACAGATGCCCAAAAAGCATCCGGTGTTTGATAAAAAAGGCCTATTGGATCGTTTGCTTAACGACGAAGACCTGGCTCGTGAAATAGTTCAGGCGTACATTGAAGACACCCCCGGCAAAATGCTGGAGATCAAAGGCTTTGCAGAGAAAAAGGATTTTACCGGGATAAGCAAATGCGCCCACGCCATTAAAGGGGCCGCCTCCAATGTCGGCGCCATGGCCATGATGCACACAGCAAGGGAAACTGAGATGGCGAGCGTTAATGAGGACTTTATCGCCGTGGTTGCTTTAATTGAAAAACTTGACGCTGAGTTCACAATCTTGGTGGATGAGCTTGAAAGCATCGACTGGCAAACCTCCTGA
- a CDS encoding HDOD domain-containing protein, translating into MAIPPDIKDSIAKVKPLSQSAVRLMSIMADPDHTVAQIAAVVESDPILTGNVLRVVNSPAFGLRAKISTVARAVSYTGGNMVVGLALHLCASGIFNNPLDGYESQRGSLWRHCLFTAIASREIARFSDGKADPEVAYTAGLLHDIGKAVMSAPLGDSARKIVAIADKGEMPDFVAGEAKAVGTDHPEVGEAIAIHWSLPGPLREVIRHHHAPSKAKEEYRTLVYAVHLGDFIAMMSGTGTGADTMLYLLDHDYRNFVDISAAELEKVILDAGQEYQQVVESMFGSEEEMQ; encoded by the coding sequence ATGGCTATTCCGCCTGATATCAAAGACAGCATCGCCAAGGTCAAGCCTTTATCCCAAAGCGCGGTGAGGCTGATGTCCATTATGGCGGACCCGGACCATACCGTCGCGCAAATTGCAGCCGTAGTGGAGAGCGACCCCATTCTCACGGGCAACGTCCTGCGGGTGGTAAACAGCCCTGCTTTCGGCCTCAGGGCCAAAATCAGCACCGTGGCCAGGGCGGTTTCCTACACCGGAGGAAACATGGTGGTCGGATTGGCCCTGCACTTGTGCGCCAGCGGCATTTTTAACAACCCGCTGGACGGATACGAAAGCCAGCGGGGCTCCTTGTGGAGGCATTGCCTGTTTACGGCCATTGCATCCAGGGAGATCGCCAGGTTTTCCGACGGAAAGGCCGACCCCGAAGTCGCCTATACGGCGGGTCTGCTTCACGACATCGGCAAAGCCGTCATGTCGGCCCCGTTGGGCGATTCGGCGAGAAAGATCGTCGCCATCGCCGATAAAGGAGAAATGCCCGATTTTGTGGCGGGAGAAGCAAAAGCCGTCGGCACGGACCATCCGGAGGTGGGAGAGGCTATCGCAATCCATTGGAGCCTGCCCGGGCCCTTAAGGGAGGTCATCCGGCATCATCATGCCCCGTCCAAAGCAAAAGAGGAATATCGCACGCTGGTTTATGCGGTTCACCTGGGCGATTTCATCGCCATGATGAGCGGAACGGGCACCGGCGCTGACACCATGCTTTATCTTTTGGACCATGACTATAGAAATTTCGTAGATATTTCCGCGGCGGAGTTGGAAAAGGTGATTCTGGACGCCGGCCAGGAATACCAGCAGGTGGTGGAGTCCATGTTTGGAAGTGAGGAGGAAATGCAATGA
- a CDS encoding response regulator, which yields MKKVIVADDSGTARMFIIRCLQIAGFDGAQFMEAKNGAEALTLLEQGPADLLVTDLFMPEVSGEELLLKVRGQDKFKAMPILVITSAKNPAKEQELMQGGAYAVISKPISPSIMVPILEALS from the coding sequence ATGAAAAAAGTAATCGTGGCCGATGATTCCGGCACAGCCCGTATGTTCATTATACGGTGCCTGCAAATAGCAGGGTTTGACGGCGCGCAGTTTATGGAAGCGAAAAACGGCGCAGAAGCGCTCACGCTTCTGGAGCAAGGGCCGGCGGACCTGCTGGTAACGGACTTGTTCATGCCAGAGGTCAGCGGGGAGGAGCTTTTGCTCAAAGTCAGGGGCCAGGACAAGTTCAAGGCCATGCCAATTTTGGTTATCACAAGCGCCAAAAACCCCGCAAAAGAACAGGAGCTTATGCAAGGCGGAGCTTATGCCGTCATTTCCAAGCCAATCAGCCCTTCCATTATGGTTCCTATTTTAGAAGCTCTTTCTTAA
- a CDS encoding chemotaxis protein CheX yields the protein MTSSENVTKAVFRAMSDTFEGMAFVQISRLEDESPDTTADDMIWSRVDVKAPAAGFMAIAYTRKVGVHIVESLYGMLEEPCSQELLQDSLNEIVNTVIGRCMSLLVPAGQTFELGLPKTGEGWPDFGDAEIHGFATMDGGRLLAITDLGDLDLLGAPLEVEGGGGKSSGGDEWGDSGESDDAWGASGSLDSSDDDWG from the coding sequence ATGACCTCGTCAGAGAATGTGACCAAAGCCGTTTTTAGAGCTATGAGCGACACCTTTGAAGGCATGGCCTTCGTGCAGATCTCCCGTCTTGAAGATGAGTCGCCGGACACCACTGCAGATGATATGATTTGGTCGCGGGTGGATGTAAAAGCTCCTGCAGCGGGCTTTATGGCCATCGCTTACACCAGGAAAGTGGGAGTCCACATCGTGGAATCCTTATACGGAATGCTGGAAGAACCCTGCAGTCAGGAGTTGCTCCAGGACTCTCTCAATGAAATCGTAAACACGGTGATCGGCCGGTGTATGAGCCTGCTGGTTCCCGCGGGGCAAACCTTTGAACTGGGGCTTCCCAAAACCGGCGAAGGCTGGCCGGACTTTGGAGATGCGGAGATACACGGATTTGCCACCATGGACGGGGGGCGGCTTTTGGCCATTACCGACCTGGGGGATTTGGATTTGCTGGGCGCCCCTTTGGAAGTGGAGGGGGGCGGCGGCAAATCTTCGGGCGGCGACGAGTGGGGCGACTCCGGCGAATCGGATGACGCCTGGGGGGCCTCCGGCTCCCTGGATTCTTCGGATGACGATTGGGGGTAG